One genomic window of Niveibacterium sp. SC-1 includes the following:
- a CDS encoding polysaccharide biosynthesis C-terminal domain-containing protein produces MSTRASLGYFFTRALSGGLAVATVSIFARLLGPAGYGHWTLIATIAVLIAGVLIQPLHSSLARFLPTPGFADLPATLGRAMAVAGLIGVPVALLLEWLAPGWLPRGVALAALVLGLSQGVFDFTAQYLASTLRTRRYGSLYLGKSLLVLVAGWLVLRAGGGAWGLLGVFALAYLIASVLAGSAAWRAVIGGRFDIALLRSIRGYALPVAFSLFTGVLISWGDRLVLAAYVPPADLGAYAATGDLTLQGFGLLFSALYLSWFPRLVSAWEGGRDAAQILFSRYLQLFLLVLTPSAAGFILVAPTLAGVLLGAAYHERATQLMPWFVFTAFAGGVRMYLLELPLHLTRRLGLQSVVVAICAALALLLNLLLVPRYGVLAAAIVAGAVQALGGAACLWAGRGALSYRLPWRDVLGVACSVLAMVFAVRSVEGSSWSGLLLQVVTGAVTYAVAVLAFDVAGLRAGAGRLLVSFRQRRNQG; encoded by the coding sequence ATGAGCACCCGGGCGAGTCTTGGCTACTTCTTCACGCGCGCGCTCTCCGGCGGACTCGCGGTCGCGACCGTCTCGATCTTCGCGCGACTGCTTGGCCCCGCCGGCTACGGACACTGGACGCTGATCGCAACGATCGCGGTGCTGATCGCGGGTGTCCTGATCCAGCCGCTGCATTCGAGCCTCGCGCGCTTCCTGCCCACGCCGGGCTTTGCCGATCTGCCCGCAACGCTGGGGCGCGCGATGGCGGTAGCGGGTCTGATCGGTGTGCCGGTCGCGCTCCTGCTCGAATGGCTCGCACCTGGCTGGCTGCCGCGAGGTGTGGCGCTGGCCGCACTCGTGCTCGGTCTCTCCCAGGGTGTGTTCGACTTCACCGCGCAGTACCTGGCATCAACCCTGCGGACCCGGCGCTACGGCTCGCTCTACCTGGGTAAGTCCCTACTGGTGCTGGTCGCCGGCTGGCTGGTATTGAGGGCAGGCGGCGGCGCCTGGGGCCTGCTTGGCGTCTTCGCCCTCGCTTACCTCATCGCCAGCGTCCTCGCCGGCTCGGCGGCCTGGCGCGCAGTGATCGGAGGGCGCTTCGACATCGCTCTGCTGCGGAGCATCCGCGGTTATGCGTTGCCGGTGGCGTTCTCGCTCTTTACGGGCGTGCTCATTTCCTGGGGCGACCGGCTCGTGCTCGCCGCGTACGTACCTCCGGCAGACCTCGGGGCCTACGCCGCTACGGGAGATCTCACCCTGCAGGGTTTCGGGCTGCTTTTCAGCGCGCTCTACCTATCGTGGTTCCCGCGGCTGGTGAGCGCGTGGGAGGGCGGGCGCGACGCGGCGCAGATCCTTTTCTCGCGGTATCTCCAACTCTTTCTGCTGGTGCTGACGCCGTCGGCTGCCGGCTTCATCCTGGTCGCGCCGACGCTGGCCGGCGTGCTGCTGGGGGCGGCTTACCACGAACGCGCAACGCAGCTGATGCCCTGGTTCGTCTTCACCGCTTTCGCGGGAGGCGTGCGGATGTACCTGCTGGAACTGCCTTTGCACCTGACCCGCCGCCTCGGCCTGCAAAGCGTGGTGGTCGCGATCTGCGCAGCGCTGGCCCTCTTGCTCAACCTGCTGCTGGTGCCGCGCTACGGGGTGCTGGCCGCGGCCATCGTCGCCGGCGCGGTGCAGGCTTTGGGTGGCGCCGCCTGTCTTTGGGCAGGTCGTGGCGCGCTCTCCTATCGCTTGCCCTGGCGCGATGTGCTCGGCGTCGCTTGCAGCGTCCTCGCGATGGTCTTCGCGGTGCGTAGCGTCGAGGGCAGCTCGTGGTCGGGCCTGCTCCTGCAGGTGGTAACCGGTGCGGTGACCTACGCGGTGGCGGTTCTCGCCTTCGACGTGGCGGGCTTGCGCGCAGGGGCCGGGCGGCTGCTGGTGTCCTTCAGGCAGCGGCGCAACCAAGGATGA
- a CDS encoding glycosyltransferase: protein MSTLRVAAFTQGAQVPSARFRVRQYLPALRALGCEVEEHPARYGSYPPESFWLRPPWLAASLAERSLALMRAWSDVVLLQREMISTLAAPTALSRSPLVFDVDDAIWLTQRRGAIDTIARRSRAVLCGNAYIAEYFGPLAPVRILPTGVDAARWSPGAADAQPTLVWSGSASGLEYLRAITPALRATLEAVEDVRVRVVCNAPPVLDLPPDRVQWVPWSREAEVGAIQSATVGLMPMPDTPWTRGKCSFKLLTYLACGVPGVASPFGMNADVIKGGGALGAASAAQWTDALVHLLRERDAAQALGRAGRAQVEARYAVSVLAPQLAAHLREAAA from the coding sequence ATGAGCACGCTGCGAGTGGCCGCCTTCACGCAGGGCGCGCAGGTGCCCTCGGCGCGATTCCGGGTGAGGCAATACCTGCCCGCCCTGCGGGCTCTTGGCTGCGAAGTCGAGGAGCATCCCGCCCGCTACGGCAGCTATCCGCCCGAATCGTTTTGGCTGCGGCCGCCCTGGCTTGCCGCGAGCCTCGCCGAGCGTAGCTTGGCGCTCATGCGTGCCTGGTCGGACGTGGTGCTGCTCCAGCGGGAGATGATCTCCACGCTGGCGGCGCCGACCGCGCTGAGCCGCAGCCCGTTGGTTTTCGATGTCGACGATGCGATCTGGCTGACGCAGCGTCGCGGTGCGATCGACACGATCGCGCGGCGCAGCCGTGCCGTCCTCTGCGGCAACGCCTACATCGCGGAGTATTTCGGCCCGCTCGCGCCGGTGCGGATCCTGCCGACCGGCGTCGATGCTGCGCGTTGGTCGCCCGGCGCGGCGGATGCGCAGCCGACCCTGGTCTGGTCCGGCAGCGCCAGCGGTCTGGAATATCTGCGTGCCATCACGCCGGCCTTGCGTGCCACGCTGGAGGCCGTCGAGGACGTCCGCGTGCGGGTGGTCTGCAACGCGCCACCCGTGCTCGATCTGCCCCCGGATCGCGTGCAATGGGTGCCATGGTCGCGGGAGGCGGAGGTCGGTGCGATCCAGTCCGCCACGGTCGGCCTGATGCCGATGCCCGATACGCCGTGGACGCGCGGTAAATGCAGTTTCAAGTTGCTCACGTATCTTGCGTGCGGCGTGCCGGGTGTCGCCTCGCCTTTCGGCATGAATGCGGATGTCATCAAGGGTGGCGGCGCGCTGGGCGCTGCGAGCGCAGCGCAGTGGACGGACGCGCTGGTGCATCTGCTGCGCGAGCGCGATGCGGCGCAGGCTCTCGGGCGCGCGGGGCGGGCCCAGGTCGAGGCCCGCTACGCCGTGTCGGTGCTGGCGCCCCAGCTTGCTGCGCATCTGCGCGAGGCTGCGGCGTGA
- the asnB gene encoding asparagine synthase (glutamine-hydrolyzing), with protein sequence MCGIAGFWGRPDEAERLIGQARAMGNAILHRGPDGAGEHVDAALGLGLSHRRLAILDLTEAGRQPMSSASGRWTVVFNGEIYNYLSVRRELEAARGAIAWRGHSDTEVLVEALDLWGPEATFGRCDGMFAIAAWDHAERRLVIARDRMGEKPLYWGRMADGTLLFGSELRALFAHPSWRGRLDRNAVGALMHYNAIPAPLCVFEQVFKLPPAHWLEFRNAEPGVARPYWQLTQAMTAGARSRGDTTGEAGPWVDRLESVLGDVIEEQMLSDVPLGAFLSGGIDSSLIVSLMQKRAIRPVKTYTIGFAEDAFDEARFAREVARHLGTEHHECILSGKDALALVPSIADVFDEPFADSSQLPTYLVSRFAREHVTVALSGDGGDESFAGYSRYHLGDGMWRRVRPIPHPARRLMAGAIDAVPGAAWNGLAGGLGPLWPAPLRRGTAEKLARIARILRARSPLGFYGDVISHWHDPAALVPGAVLPRLAEAEAATGLGRSDIEAMMAHDTLAYLPNDILVKVDRAAMAVSLETRAPFIDRRVVEFAWQVPESLKVRNGAGKWILRELLARHVPRPLFERPKQGFGIPLGEWLRGPLREWAEDLLSESSLAASGMLAPAPIRARWASHLAGEHWGYWIWDVLMFQAWFRRYRAHISH encoded by the coding sequence ATGTGTGGAATAGCCGGATTCTGGGGACGTCCCGACGAGGCCGAGCGCTTGATCGGACAGGCCCGCGCGATGGGCAATGCGATCCTGCATCGCGGCCCGGACGGGGCAGGGGAGCATGTCGACGCTGCGCTAGGCCTGGGCCTGTCGCACCGACGCCTGGCGATCCTCGACCTGACCGAGGCCGGCCGGCAGCCGATGAGCTCAGCTTCCGGCCGCTGGACGGTGGTCTTCAACGGCGAGATCTACAACTACCTGTCGGTGCGGCGCGAGCTGGAGGCGGCGCGCGGCGCGATCGCCTGGCGCGGCCACTCCGACACCGAGGTGCTGGTCGAAGCGCTGGATCTGTGGGGGCCGGAGGCCACCTTCGGTCGCTGCGACGGCATGTTCGCGATCGCGGCCTGGGATCACGCCGAGCGCCGGTTGGTGATCGCGCGCGACCGGATGGGCGAGAAGCCGCTCTACTGGGGCCGCATGGCGGACGGCACTTTGCTTTTCGGCTCGGAGCTGCGCGCGCTCTTCGCGCATCCGTCCTGGCGCGGTCGGCTGGACAGGAACGCCGTGGGCGCGCTGATGCACTACAACGCGATTCCCGCGCCGCTTTGCGTTTTCGAGCAGGTTTTCAAGCTGCCGCCGGCGCATTGGCTGGAGTTCCGCAACGCGGAGCCGGGTGTGGCGCGTCCCTATTGGCAGCTGACGCAGGCGATGACCGCCGGGGCCCGAAGCCGTGGCGATACCACGGGGGAGGCGGGGCCCTGGGTGGATCGGCTGGAGTCCGTGCTGGGGGATGTCATCGAGGAGCAGATGCTCTCCGACGTCCCGCTGGGGGCCTTCCTCTCCGGGGGCATCGACTCTTCGCTGATCGTGTCGCTGATGCAAAAGCGCGCCATACGCCCCGTCAAGACCTACACCATCGGGTTTGCCGAAGACGCCTTCGACGAAGCCCGTTTCGCACGGGAAGTCGCGCGCCACCTGGGCACCGAACACCACGAATGCATCCTCTCCGGCAAGGATGCGCTCGCGCTCGTGCCCTCGATTGCGGATGTCTTCGACGAACCATTTGCGGATTCCTCCCAGCTGCCCACCTACCTGGTCTCCCGCTTTGCGCGCGAGCATGTGACCGTCGCCCTGTCCGGCGACGGCGGCGACGAGTCCTTCGCGGGCTACAGCCGCTACCACCTGGGCGACGGCATGTGGCGGCGGGTGCGGCCGATCCCGCATCCCGCACGCCGGCTGATGGCAGGCGCCATCGACGCCGTGCCCGGCGCCGCCTGGAACGGGCTCGCGGGTGGGCTCGGACCGCTGTGGCCCGCGCCCCTGCGGCGCGGCACCGCAGAGAAACTCGCGCGCATCGCGCGCATCCTGCGGGCGCGCTCGCCGCTGGGCTTCTATGGCGACGTCATTTCTCACTGGCATGATCCGGCCGCGCTCGTGCCGGGCGCCGTGCTGCCCCGCCTCGCCGAGGCGGAGGCCGCGACGGGCCTGGGCCGCAGCGACATCGAGGCGATGATGGCGCATGACACGCTCGCCTACCTGCCCAACGACATCCTCGTGAAAGTGGATCGCGCCGCGATGGCCGTGAGCCTGGAGACGCGCGCACCCTTCATCGACCGCCGCGTGGTCGAATTCGCGTGGCAGGTGCCCGAGTCGCTCAAGGTGCGCAACGGCGCCGGCAAGTGGATCCTGCGCGAACTGCTCGCCCGCCATGTGCCGCGCCCCTTGTTCGAGCGACCCAAGCAGGGCTTCGGCATCCCGCTCGGCGAATGGCTGCGCGGCCCGCTGCGCGAATGGGCAGAAGACCTGCTCTCGGAAAGCAGCCTGGCGGCGAGCGGAATGCTGGCGCCGGCACCGATACGCGCGCGCTGGGCCAGCCATCTGGCCGGCGAGCACTGGGGTTACTGGATCTGGGATGTGCTGATGTTCCAGGCCTGGTTCAGGCGCTATCGCGCGCATATCTCGCACTGA
- a CDS encoding glycosyltransferase family 4 protein, translated as MRVLLFANTDWFLWNFKLALARALRARGDEVILMSPPGPFGERLRAEGFAWEPIALSRSGINPLQELGALRRLLSRYRALKPDVVHHFTIKCVIYGSLAARRAGVSHVINSVTGLGFALLADTFKARLIRPVVVGLYRWSLRGSTVIFQNADNRETLSRLGCLTGVARADVVPGDGVDTAHFRPPEAEPERPGVLMMARLLWSKGVGEFVAAAALVRARHPEVRFLLAGAADPGNPESVDAASIARWKSDAIVELLGQRSDVVALQQGCSIAVLASTQGEGMPRALLEAAACARPMVATDVPGCRELVQSGVNGLLVPPGDAAALAQAILALLDDAERAREMGRKARARVEAELSDERINARTLALYPVGPNPSAPC; from the coding sequence ATGCGTGTCCTGCTCTTCGCCAATACCGACTGGTTTCTCTGGAACTTCAAGCTCGCACTCGCGCGCGCGCTGCGTGCCCGCGGCGACGAGGTGATCCTGATGTCTCCGCCGGGTCCCTTCGGTGAGCGCCTGCGCGCCGAGGGCTTTGCCTGGGAGCCGATAGCCCTCTCGCGCAGCGGCATCAATCCGCTGCAGGAGCTGGGCGCGCTGCGTCGCTTGCTGTCGCGCTACCGCGCGCTCAAGCCCGACGTGGTCCATCACTTCACGATCAAGTGCGTCATCTACGGCTCGCTGGCCGCGCGCCGGGCAGGGGTGAGCCATGTGATCAACTCGGTCACCGGCCTGGGCTTTGCCTTGCTGGCCGATACGTTCAAGGCAAGACTGATCCGGCCGGTCGTGGTGGGTCTCTACCGCTGGTCCCTGCGTGGCAGCACGGTGATCTTCCAGAATGCGGACAACCGCGAGACCCTGTCGCGACTCGGGTGCCTCACTGGCGTGGCGCGGGCGGACGTTGTGCCCGGCGACGGCGTCGATACCGCGCATTTCCGGCCGCCCGAGGCGGAGCCCGAGCGGCCTGGCGTACTCATGATGGCGCGGCTCCTCTGGTCCAAGGGGGTGGGGGAATTCGTCGCGGCCGCCGCGCTGGTGCGGGCACGCCATCCGGAGGTGCGCTTCCTGCTGGCGGGCGCTGCGGATCCAGGCAATCCGGAGAGCGTCGACGCGGCCTCGATCGCGCGCTGGAAATCGGACGCGATCGTCGAGCTGCTGGGGCAACGCAGCGACGTCGTGGCGCTCCAGCAGGGCTGCTCGATCGCGGTGCTGGCCAGCACCCAGGGCGAGGGCATGCCGCGTGCCTTGCTTGAGGCAGCCGCCTGCGCGCGACCGATGGTGGCGACCGACGTGCCGGGCTGCCGCGAGCTGGTGCAGAGCGGAGTCAATGGGCTGCTGGTCCCACCGGGCGACGCGGCCGCGCTGGCGCAGGCGATCCTCGCACTGCTGGACGACGCCGAACGGGCGCGCGAGATGGGGCGCAAAGCCCGCGCCCGGGTGGAGGCCGAACTCTCCGACGAAAGGATCAACGCCCGCACGCTCGCGCTGTACCCTGTCGGCCCGAACCCGTCCGCGCCATGCTGA